A window of Enoplosus armatus isolate fEnoArm2 chromosome 3, fEnoArm2.hap1, whole genome shotgun sequence contains these coding sequences:
- the ddx19b gene encoding ATP-dependent RNA helicase DDX19B isoform X2, whose protein sequence is MATDSWAQAVDEQEAAAESIGNLQIKEKPEENGIAAASSEVEGENKSTEDDEKDDKAAQSLLNKLIRNNLVNNTNQVEVLQKDPNSPLYSVKSFEELRLKPQLLQGVYGMGFNRPSKIQETALPMMLAEPPQNLIAQSQSGTGKTAAFVLAMLSHVDPNNKYPQCLCVSPTYELALQTGKVIEQMGKHYPEVRLVYAIRGNKLQRGMKLQEQIVIGTPGTMLDWCGKFKFIDPKKIKVFVLDEADVMIATQGHQDQSIRIQRMLPKNCQMLLFSATFEETVWNFAQRIVPDPNIIKLKREEETLDTIKQYYVLCNSREEKFQALCNIYGAITIAQAMIFCHTRKTAGWLAGELSREGHQVALLSGEMQVEQRAAVIDRFRDGKEKVLVTTNVCARGIDVEQVSVVINFDLPVDKDGNPDNETYLHRIGRTGRFGKRGLAINMVDSRMSMNILNRIQEHFSKKIEKLDTDDLDEIERIAS, encoded by the exons GGACGAGCAAGAAGCCGCGGCGGAATCG ATCGGTAACCTGCAAATAAAAGAGAAACCGGAGGAAAATGgtat TGCAGCTGCAAGTTCAGAAGTTGAGGGAGAAAACAAGTCTACAGAAGACGATGAAAAAG acgACAAAGCGGCACAATCATTGTTGAACAAGCTGATCCGGAATAATCTTGTCAATAACACAAATCAAGTGGAAGTCCTTCAGAAGGATCCCAACTCTCCGCTCTACTCTGTCAAGTCCTTTGAGGAGTTGCGACT CAAACCACAGTTGCTTCAGGGCGTGTATGGCATGGGTTTCAACCGGCCATCCAAAATCCAGGAGACTGCCTTACCTATGATGCTGGCCGAACC TCCACAGAATCTGATCGCTCAGTCGCAGTCAGGTACTGGGAAAACAGCTGCCTTTGTCCTGGCCATGCTCAGTCATGTAGATCCCAACAACAAATATCCCCAG tgcctgtgtgtgtcaccCACCTATGAACTGGCACTTCAGACTGGAAAGGTAATCGAGCAGATGGGCAAACACTATCCTGAGGTCAGACTAGTCTACGCCATCAGAGGAAATAAAT TGCAGCGGGGCATGAAGCTGCAGGAACAGATAGTTATCGGCACACCTGGCACCATGCTGGACTGGTGCGGTAAATTCAAGTTCATAGACCCGAAGAAGATCAAGGTGTTTGTGCTGGACGAGGCCGACGTCATGATCGCCACACAGGGTCACCAGGACCAGAGCATCCGCATCCAGAG GATGCTGCCTAAAAACTGCCAGATGTTGCTGTTCTCAGCCACGTTTGAAGAGACCGTGTGGAACTTCGCCCAGCGCATCGTTCCTGACCCCAACATCATCAAGttgaaaagggaggaggagacgtTGGATACCATCAAACAGTATTATGTGTTGTGCAACAGCAGGGAGGAGAAGTTCCAAGCCCTCTGTAACATCTACGGAGCCATCACCATCGCCCAGGCCATGATCTTCTGCCAT ACGAGGAAGACTGCAGGCTGGTTGGCAGGGGAGCTGTCCAGAGAGGGCCACCAGGTGGCTCTGCTCAGTGGAGAGATGCAGGTGGAGCAGAGGGCCGCTGTCATCGACCGCTTCAGAGACGGCAAGGAGAAGGTCCTGGTCACCACAAACGTTTGTGCTCGAG GTATCGATGTCGAGCAGGTTTCTGTGGTGATCAACTTTGACTTGCCAGTAGACAAGGATGGTAATCCAGACAACGAGACATACCTGCACAGGATTGGCCGCACAGGACGGTTTGGCAAAAGGGGACTGGCCATCAACATGGTGGACAGCAGGATGAGCATGAACATCCTCAACAGGATCCAGGAGCATTTCA GTAAGAAAATTGAAAAACTAGACACAGATGATCTGGATGAAATCGAGAGAATTGCCAGCTAA
- the ddx19b gene encoding ATP-dependent RNA helicase DDX19B isoform X1, producing the protein MATDSWAQAVDEQEAAAESIGNLQIKEKPEENGTAANATDSSSAAASSEVEGENKSTEDDEKDDKAAQSLLNKLIRNNLVNNTNQVEVLQKDPNSPLYSVKSFEELRLKPQLLQGVYGMGFNRPSKIQETALPMMLAEPPQNLIAQSQSGTGKTAAFVLAMLSHVDPNNKYPQCLCVSPTYELALQTGKVIEQMGKHYPEVRLVYAIRGNKLQRGMKLQEQIVIGTPGTMLDWCGKFKFIDPKKIKVFVLDEADVMIATQGHQDQSIRIQRMLPKNCQMLLFSATFEETVWNFAQRIVPDPNIIKLKREEETLDTIKQYYVLCNSREEKFQALCNIYGAITIAQAMIFCHTRKTAGWLAGELSREGHQVALLSGEMQVEQRAAVIDRFRDGKEKVLVTTNVCARGIDVEQVSVVINFDLPVDKDGNPDNETYLHRIGRTGRFGKRGLAINMVDSRMSMNILNRIQEHFSKKIEKLDTDDLDEIERIAS; encoded by the exons GGACGAGCAAGAAGCCGCGGCGGAATCG ATCGGTAACCTGCAAATAAAAGAGAAACCGGAGGAAAATG GCACGGCTGCAAACGCAACAGACTCCAGCAGTGCAGCTGCAAGTTCAGAAGTTGAGGGAGAAAACAAGTCTACAGAAGACGATGAAAAAG acgACAAAGCGGCACAATCATTGTTGAACAAGCTGATCCGGAATAATCTTGTCAATAACACAAATCAAGTGGAAGTCCTTCAGAAGGATCCCAACTCTCCGCTCTACTCTGTCAAGTCCTTTGAGGAGTTGCGACT CAAACCACAGTTGCTTCAGGGCGTGTATGGCATGGGTTTCAACCGGCCATCCAAAATCCAGGAGACTGCCTTACCTATGATGCTGGCCGAACC TCCACAGAATCTGATCGCTCAGTCGCAGTCAGGTACTGGGAAAACAGCTGCCTTTGTCCTGGCCATGCTCAGTCATGTAGATCCCAACAACAAATATCCCCAG tgcctgtgtgtgtcaccCACCTATGAACTGGCACTTCAGACTGGAAAGGTAATCGAGCAGATGGGCAAACACTATCCTGAGGTCAGACTAGTCTACGCCATCAGAGGAAATAAAT TGCAGCGGGGCATGAAGCTGCAGGAACAGATAGTTATCGGCACACCTGGCACCATGCTGGACTGGTGCGGTAAATTCAAGTTCATAGACCCGAAGAAGATCAAGGTGTTTGTGCTGGACGAGGCCGACGTCATGATCGCCACACAGGGTCACCAGGACCAGAGCATCCGCATCCAGAG GATGCTGCCTAAAAACTGCCAGATGTTGCTGTTCTCAGCCACGTTTGAAGAGACCGTGTGGAACTTCGCCCAGCGCATCGTTCCTGACCCCAACATCATCAAGttgaaaagggaggaggagacgtTGGATACCATCAAACAGTATTATGTGTTGTGCAACAGCAGGGAGGAGAAGTTCCAAGCCCTCTGTAACATCTACGGAGCCATCACCATCGCCCAGGCCATGATCTTCTGCCAT ACGAGGAAGACTGCAGGCTGGTTGGCAGGGGAGCTGTCCAGAGAGGGCCACCAGGTGGCTCTGCTCAGTGGAGAGATGCAGGTGGAGCAGAGGGCCGCTGTCATCGACCGCTTCAGAGACGGCAAGGAGAAGGTCCTGGTCACCACAAACGTTTGTGCTCGAG GTATCGATGTCGAGCAGGTTTCTGTGGTGATCAACTTTGACTTGCCAGTAGACAAGGATGGTAATCCAGACAACGAGACATACCTGCACAGGATTGGCCGCACAGGACGGTTTGGCAAAAGGGGACTGGCCATCAACATGGTGGACAGCAGGATGAGCATGAACATCCTCAACAGGATCCAGGAGCATTTCA GTAAGAAAATTGAAAAACTAGACACAGATGATCTGGATGAAATCGAGAGAATTGCCAGCTAA